From Lolium perenne isolate Kyuss_39 chromosome 5, Kyuss_2.0, whole genome shotgun sequence, a single genomic window includes:
- the LOC127304463 gene encoding F-box protein At5g03100-like, producing MEVEAGGPGSKRRKSAALGVHVRVPSPAEAHDSDPSAKQDDGGADRISDLPDTILGEIISLLPTGDGARTQILSPRWRHLWRSAPLNLDCRELTDNLWHLPDFTVTQILSSHTGPVRRFCVPTHHFLGVPETTLELWLRSPGLDNLQELEFICIPASTFRFSATLLAFTLGQSLLSDDITRGLHFPLLKHLTLQEVTLSDCSLHSFISGCPVLECLLIYGSFGLRSLKINSSTLRSISIKAGNRFGSDDIEIKELVIENAPCLQRLLGLHFGYGLHVSVLSAPKLEAFGCFFTWAFSSTKLVLGSSVMQEPHVNTLTMARCTIKILAVHFCELSLDTIIQLLAYFPCLEKLYVASNYLRLSNFWRTKHQNLITSLDIRLKTIVLDSYRGKKSEVNFVTFFVLNAKVLELMTLVVPDKRYNEKFLELQRRKLQLENKASTGAQFQFTPKSDIRVDNVMNMKDAHDLDSWDPFIC from the exons atggaggtggaggcggGCGGTCCTGGTTCCAAGAGGAGGAAATCAGCggccctcggagtccacgtaaggGTGCCGTCGCCGGCGGAAGCGCACGATTCGGACCCTTCAGCGAAGCAGGACGACGGTGGCGCCGACCGCATCAGCGACCTCCCCGACACAATCCTCGGTGAGATCATCTCCCTCCTCCCCACCGGTGACGGCGCCCGAACGCAGATCCTCTCTCcccggtggcgccacctctggcgctcGGCCCCTCTCAACCTGGACTGCCGCGAATTAACGGACAACCTCTGGCACCTCCCCGATTTCACCGTCACACAGATCCTTTCTTCCCACACTGGCCCCGTCCGCCGCTTCTGCGTCCCTACTCACCACTTCCTCGGCGTCCCAGAAACAACGTTGGAACTCTGGCTCCGGTCCCCCGGCCTTGACAATCTCCAGGAGCTTGAATTCATTTGCATCCCAGCCTCCACCTTCCGATTCTCCGCCACCCTCCTTGCTTTCACATTAGGACAATCCCTACTCTCCGATGACATCACTCGAGGACTCCACTTCCCTCTGCTTAAGCACCTCACGCTTCAAGAAGTCACCCTCTCGGACTGCTCTCTGCACAGCTTCATTTCTGGGTGCCCTGTTCTTGAGTGCTTGCTCATCTACGGCAGCTTCGGACTCCGATCTCTCAAAATTAACTCCTCTACCCTGAGATCCATAAGCATCAAAGCTGGTAACCGTTTTGGAAGCGACGACATCGAGATTAAAGAACTCGTCATCGAGAATGCTCCTTGTCTTCAAAGGTTGCTCGGGCTTCACTTCGGATATGGTCTGCACGTATCGGTTCTCTCCGCGCCTAAACTGGAGGCCTTCGGCTGCTTTTTTACTTGGGCTTTCTCCTCTACCAAACTCGTGCTTGGCTCCTCAGTTATGCAG GAACCGCATGTTAATACGCTAACAATGGCAAGGTGCACAATCAAGATTTTAGCTGTTCATTTCTGTGAACTTAGTTTGGATACGATTATTCAGCTCCTGGCATACTTTCCATGCTTGGAGAAGCTCTACGTTGCG TCAAATTATTTACGGCTAAGCAATTTTTGGCGTACCAAGCACCAGAATCTGATCACATCTCTTGACATCCGTTTGAAGACAATAGTGTTGGATTCTTATCGAGGCAAAAAGTCAGAAGTTAACTTTGTCACATTCTTTGTACTGAACGCGAAAGTGCTCGAGTTGATGACACTAGTGGTTCCAGACAAGCGTTACAATGAGAAGTTCCTAGAGCTACAGCGTAGAAAGCTTCAACTAGAGAACAAAGCTTCAACAGGTGCTCAGTTTCAGTTTACACCGAAAAGTGATATCCGTGTTGACAACGTAATGAACATGAAGGATGCTCATGATCTGGATTCGTGGGATCCATTCATATGTTGA